The genomic DNA ATCATGGGCGTGGTGCCATAGATGGCGCCCGTGGCGGAGATGAACCCCGATATCCCCGTGTTCGCCGCCCGGATGATCGGCGTGCCGTTTTCCACGGCGCGCAGCACCGCCATGGAGAAATGCTGGGCGGGTGCCGATGAGGTCCCGAACCAGGCGTCGTTGGTCATGACCACGAGCACGTCGGCGCCGTTCAGCGGGAATCTTCTGACCAGGTCCGGGAAGATGGATTCGTAGCAGATGACCGTGCCAACACGCATATCCTGCCCGGTGAGCGGCATCACGGTCAGTTCGTCCCCCGGCGTGAGGTCGCCGATCGCGCCGGTCAGCCCGGAAAGGAAGGAAAACATACTCGGAAACGGCAGGTATTCACCAAAGGGCACCAGGTGCATCTTGCTGTAGGAACTCACGATACCTCGTTCGGGCAGCAACAGGAAGGCGCTGTTGTAGATGTCTTCTTCACCGGGACGGTAACCCAGCGCCCCGGTAAGCAGCGGAACCCCCGCCTCCTCGGTCAACGCGTGCACCTGTTCGTTGTACGCTTCATAAGCCGGGCTT from Gemmatimonadota bacterium includes the following:
- the lnt gene encoding apolipoprotein N-acyltransferase, with the translated sequence EQGIKWSEEELQRTVDVYRDLTRSIVPQDPEFIVFPETAMTFWLESPAYEAYNEQVHALTEEAGVPLLTGALGYRPGEEDIYNSAFLLLPERGIVSSYSKMHLVPFGEYLPFPSMFSFLSGLTGAIGDLTPGDELTVMPLTGQDMRVGTVICYESIFPDLVRRFPLNGADVLVVMTNDAWFGTSSAPAQHFSMAVLRAVENGTPIIRAANTGISGFISATGAIYGTTPMMVATTTVANVHPNRGGVTFYTRYGDVFALLCCVLAVVAAALAGSRTVSLFRRPPK